Proteins from a single region of Antechinus flavipes isolate AdamAnt ecotype Samford, QLD, Australia chromosome 2, AdamAnt_v2, whole genome shotgun sequence:
- the NDUFAF5 gene encoding arginine-hydroxylase NDUFAF5, mitochondrial isoform X3, with product MFGGDTLFELRCSLQLAELEREGGFSPHISPFTAVNDLGHLLGRAGFNTLTVDTDEIQVNFPGMFEVMEDLQGMGESNCSWNRKPLLHRETMLAAAAIYQEMYGNEDGSVPATFQIYYMIGWKYHDSQARPAQRGSATVSFGDLGKINTLMSHGKK from the exons ATGTTTGGAGGGGATACACTGTTTGAGCTTCGATGTTCTTTACAATTAGCAGAACTTGAAAGAGAAGGAGGATTTTCTCCACACATTTCTCCTTTCACTGCTGTCAATGATCTGGGCCATCTGCTGGGAAGAGCTGGTTTTAACACACTGACTGTG gatacTGATGAAATTCAAGTCAATTTCCCAGGAATGTTTGAGGTGATGGAAGATTTACAAG gtaTGGGAGAAAGTAATTGTTCTTGGAATAGAAAACCTTTGCTTCATAGGGAAACAATGTTAGCAGCTGCAGCAATATATCAAG aaatgtaTGGAAATGAGGATGGCTCAGTACCTGCAACTTTTCAGATTTATTACATGATAGGATGGAAATATCATGATTCACAG gCCAGACCTGCTCAGAGAGGTTCAGCAACAGTATCATTTGgagatttaggaaaaataaatactctTATGTCACATGGGAAGAAATAG
- the NDUFAF5 gene encoding arginine-hydroxylase NDUFAF5, mitochondrial isoform X2, whose product MLCLHWVNDLPRAFKQIHYVLKPDGVFIGAMFGGDTLFELRCSLQLAELEREGGFSPHISPFTAVNDLGHLLGRAGFNTLTVDTDEIQVNFPGMFEVMEDLQGMGESNCSWNRKPLLHRETMLAAAAIYQEMYGNEDGSVPATFQIYYMIGWKYHDSQARPAQRGSATVSFGDLGKINTLMSHGKK is encoded by the exons TTTGCATTGGGTGAATGATCTTCCTAGAGCATTTAAACAG attCATTATGTTTTAAAACCAGATGGAGTATTTATTGGCGCAATGTTTGGAGGGGATACACTGTTTGAGCTTCGATGTTCTTTACAATTAGCAGAACTTGAAAGAGAAGGAGGATTTTCTCCACACATTTCTCCTTTCACTGCTGTCAATGATCTGGGCCATCTGCTGGGAAGAGCTGGTTTTAACACACTGACTGTG gatacTGATGAAATTCAAGTCAATTTCCCAGGAATGTTTGAGGTGATGGAAGATTTACAAG gtaTGGGAGAAAGTAATTGTTCTTGGAATAGAAAACCTTTGCTTCATAGGGAAACAATGTTAGCAGCTGCAGCAATATATCAAG aaatgtaTGGAAATGAGGATGGCTCAGTACCTGCAACTTTTCAGATTTATTACATGATAGGATGGAAATATCATGATTCACAG gCCAGACCTGCTCAGAGAGGTTCAGCAACAGTATCATTTGgagatttaggaaaaataaatactctTATGTCACATGGGAAGAAATAG